The following proteins are encoded in a genomic region of Rattus rattus isolate New Zealand chromosome 2, Rrattus_CSIRO_v1, whole genome shotgun sequence:
- the LOC116894515 gene encoding vomeronasal type-1 receptor 1-like → MDVFVTINLNWGMMFLIQTTAGILGNTFLFHQYNFPFFTTQVTRPRNLILNQLIITNNLVLLSKGIPQTLTTLGLASYLGDAGCKSILYLYRVARGVSLITTSLLSGFQAIKLHPNTSGWLSLRISSSEWIGTCCFLCWMLQLIVNIHVPNIVSATQNSKNLTSKGIHRYCSTAGPESFIFFVAGVIFSLSDIMCLFLMAWASGSMILVLHKHKQRVQYIHSHSLSSKSAHEDRATRTILFLVTMFLSFYSLSSILSLCITQTENPSHSLLNTCILMSLGFPTLSPFVFMCTYSHTSKCCFISNIKERQNPPMVFAF, encoded by the coding sequence ATGGATGTCTTCGTTACAATTAACTTAAACTGGGGAATGATGTTCCTTATTCAGACCACTGCTGGAATCCTTGGCAATACCTTCCTCTTTCATCAGTATAACTTCCCATTTTTCACTACACAGGTGACGCGACCCAGGAACTTGATTCTCAATCAGCTCATCATAACAAACAACTTGGTTCTTCTCTCCAAAGGGATTCCTCAAACACTGACCACTTTGGGGTTGGCATCTTACTTGGGGGATGCTGGGTGCAAATCCATTCTCTACTTGTACAGAGTTGCCAGAGGTGTCTCCCTCATTACTACCTCCCTCCTCAGTGGCTTTCAGGCCATTAAGCTTCACCCTAATACCTCAGGGTGGCTGAGCCTCAGAATTAGTTCCTCAGAGTGGATTGGCAcctgctgtttcctttgctgGATGCTGCAGCTCATAGTCAACATCCATGTACCAAATATTGTAAGTGCCACACAGAATAGTAAAAACCTGACTTCCAAAGGAATCCACAGATACTGTTCCACCGCCGGGCCTgagagtttcattttctttgtagcaGGAGTGATTTTCTCCCTGAGTGATATAATGTGTCTGTTCCTCATGGCCTGGGCCAGTGGCTCCATGATCCTTGTCCTACACAAACACAAGCAACGAGTACAGTACATCCATAGCCACAGCCTATCCTCAAAGTCTGCCCATGAAGACAGAGCCACACGGACTATCCTGTTCCTGGTGAccatgtttctctccttttactctcTATCTTCCATCTTATCACTTTGCATAACCCAGACTGAGAACCCAAGCCACTCGCTGCTAAACACCTGTATACTGATGTCACTTGGCTTTCCAACACTCAGCCCCTTTGTATTCATGTGCACTTATTCTCATACTTCTAAGTGTTGCTTCATTTCTAATATAAAGGAAAGACAAAATCCACCTATGGTCTTTGCATTTTAA